One window of Mesotoga sp. BH458_6_3_2_1 genomic DNA carries:
- a CDS encoding aspartate-semialdehyde dehydrogenase, translating to MRLAIVGATGEVGRMMLRKLEEEKISPKVIDLLASKRSEGKHFKFESRDLEVKELREASFDKGYDYVLFSAGASVSKQYAPIAAERGAVVIDNSSAFRSDAEIPLVVPEINGDLLKGYCGIVANPNCSTIQMVLSLSGIHKSYGIKTIVVSTYQAVSGAGNKGIAELEEQERGDIRPSVFVRQIHRNVVPVIGDLLYSNFSTEEMKMVHETRKIFRDDSISVWPTTVRVPVAYGHSESVFCETVRPFSLEDLIREIESSEDVVYSEERLTPIEVAGSDLVFVSRLRGFDDNRFLFWNIADNIRVGAATNAIRIMKTHLGGT from the coding sequence GTGCGACTTGCAATAGTTGGCGCTACCGGGGAAGTAGGCCGAATGATGTTAAGGAAGCTGGAAGAGGAGAAGATCTCACCGAAAGTGATTGATTTACTTGCCTCGAAGCGCAGTGAAGGAAAGCATTTCAAGTTTGAGTCCAGGGATCTGGAAGTCAAGGAGCTTCGCGAGGCTTCCTTCGATAAAGGCTACGATTATGTTCTGTTCTCGGCCGGAGCTTCCGTTTCGAAGCAATATGCGCCAATAGCCGCGGAAAGAGGAGCCGTCGTTATAGACAACTCATCTGCTTTCAGAAGTGACGCAGAGATTCCGCTTGTAGTACCCGAGATCAACGGGGATCTTCTGAAGGGATACTGCGGTATTGTTGCGAACCCAAACTGTTCGACCATACAGATGGTTCTTTCCCTCAGCGGAATACACAAGAGCTACGGGATAAAGACAATTGTAGTCTCTACATATCAGGCTGTTTCAGGGGCGGGCAACAAGGGAATAGCAGAGCTTGAAGAGCAGGAGAGGGGCGACATTCGGCCTTCGGTCTTTGTGAGACAGATACACAGAAATGTCGTTCCCGTAATCGGGGATTTGCTGTATTCAAACTTTTCTACCGAAGAGATGAAGATGGTTCACGAAACTCGAAAGATCTTCAGAGACGATTCGATATCTGTCTGGCCTACGACTGTTAGGGTCCCTGTTGCTTACGGCCATTCTGAATCCGTCTTCTGTGAGACGGTCCGCCCCTTTTCACTGGAGGATCTTATAAGAGAGATAGAGTCTTCAGAAGACGTAGTTTACAGCGAAGAAAGACTGACCCCAATCGAAGTAGCCGGTTCAGATCTAGTGTTCGTGTCGCGTCTGAGAGGCTTTGACGACAACCGTTTCCTTTTCTGGAACATAGCCGACAACATTCGGGTGGGAGCGGCAACAAATGCAATAAGAATCATGAAAACTCATTTGGGAGGTACTTGA
- the dapF gene encoding diaminopimelate epimerase, whose amino-acid sequence MKGAFYSATGNTFLVVDSRDTKLSDEGKRDLVLKYVNDRDGAIFVERDFMDYFNRDGHRAAFCGNGARTFVHFIHEKEARDKVEFSSYSGSLLGVVDDDVSVRMPSPKFLGSFEEEEFRGEIVVVGVPHLVIEGDTQDIDWNALLPLRHLYDTNIDVFNVLEDGTLRIRTFERGVEAETGACGSGATAVAWIQSRRTGSEKIVLQANGGVLTVIFRDGAAFLGGGVEKCSEELELRL is encoded by the coding sequence ATGAAAGGTGCATTTTACTCTGCGACTGGAAACACGTTTCTTGTAGTCGATTCGAGAGATACGAAGCTGAGCGATGAAGGGAAGCGCGATCTCGTTCTCAAGTACGTTAACGACAGAGATGGTGCGATCTTTGTGGAAAGAGACTTCATGGATTACTTCAATCGTGATGGTCATAGGGCTGCCTTTTGCGGAAACGGAGCCAGGACTTTCGTACACTTTATTCACGAAAAAGAAGCCCGAGATAAGGTCGAGTTTTCCTCTTATTCGGGAAGTCTATTGGGCGTTGTGGATGATGATGTCAGCGTGAGGATGCCATCGCCTAAATTCCTTGGAAGTTTCGAGGAGGAAGAATTTCGCGGAGAGATTGTAGTTGTCGGCGTGCCTCATCTTGTGATAGAGGGGGACACGCAGGATATCGACTGGAACGCACTTCTTCCTCTCAGGCACCTGTACGACACAAATATAGACGTCTTCAACGTCCTGGAAGACGGTACGCTTAGAATAAGAACCTTTGAAAGAGGAGTCGAAGCAGAGACGGGCGCCTGTGGCAGCGGTGCGACAGCAGTTGCATGGATTCAAAGCAGAAGGACGGGCAGTGAGAAGATAGTATTGCAGGCCAATGGAGGCGTTCTTACTGTCATCTTCAGAGATGGGGCTGCCTTTCTAGGAGGAGGTGTAGAGAAATGTTCAGAGGAACTGGAACTGCGGTTATAA